One genomic region from Cellulomonas fengjieae encodes:
- a CDS encoding M15 family metallopeptidase: MAAAASAATLAGDPHGCARPPLVPGAVTIRRPSRSIVAAATAVLLVGGAGSAWAWTEREDRAAAALAAQERAADAREVLALDAAAARAQTAAAARLQATVVLTDARSVLSAAAEQARTTLAATQDAVPDDAVRQELAAALATVDATLAATDPATTDATAGDSATAGDSATTGDSTTAGHSATTGHSATALRTLAAALAAAEVAVSAAHQEWQAQEAEAAAAAAAAATTPTPKPAGKPSSGSAPAAPSCGTTYTGPPFYTSPATVGGDGSNGRLSPDALTAISWDVDPRGTPYYLTNAAAAALERLNGAFRAAFGHNLDLDLTYRDYDTQVAMREALGSVAAKPGTSTHGTGLALDVPELPCEYGWDTPQRNWLVSNGPSYGWVSPSWAGRNGSNPEYWHFEFRG, translated from the coding sequence ATGGCGGCGGCCGCGTCGGCGGCTACCCTGGCAGGCGATCCGCACGGGTGCGCCCGTCCACCGCTGGTTCCTGGAGCAGTCACCATCCGCCGACCGTCACGCAGCATCGTCGCCGCCGCCACCGCCGTCCTCCTGGTCGGCGGGGCGGGGAGCGCCTGGGCCTGGACCGAGCGCGAGGACCGGGCCGCGGCCGCCCTCGCCGCCCAGGAGCGCGCGGCCGACGCCCGCGAGGTGCTGGCGCTCGACGCCGCTGCGGCTCGCGCGCAGACCGCGGCGGCGGCGCGGTTGCAGGCCACGGTCGTGCTGACCGACGCCCGCAGCGTGCTCTCCGCTGCCGCCGAGCAGGCGCGCACGACGCTCGCGGCGACGCAGGACGCGGTCCCCGACGACGCGGTCCGGCAGGAGCTGGCGGCCGCGCTGGCGACGGTGGACGCGACCCTCGCGGCCACGGATCCCGCGACGACCGACGCCACCGCCGGCGACAGCGCCACGGCCGGCGACAGCGCCACCACCGGCGACAGCACCACCGCCGGCCACAGCGCCACCACCGGCCACAGCGCCACCGCCCTGCGCACGCTCGCCGCCGCGCTCGCCGCCGCGGAGGTCGCCGTCTCGGCCGCGCACCAGGAGTGGCAGGCGCAGGAAGCCGAGGCCGCCGCCGCCGCCGCGGCGGCTGCGACGACGCCGACCCCCAAGCCCGCCGGAAAGCCCAGCAGCGGATCGGCCCCGGCGGCACCCTCGTGCGGGACCACCTACACCGGCCCGCCGTTCTACACCTCGCCCGCGACCGTGGGCGGCGACGGGTCGAACGGCAGGCTCTCGCCGGACGCGCTGACAGCGATCTCCTGGGACGTCGACCCCCGCGGCACGCCCTACTACCTGACCAACGCGGCCGCCGCGGCGCTCGAGCGGCTGAACGGGGCGTTCCGCGCGGCCTTCGGTCACAACCTCGACCTCGACCTCACCTACCGCGACTACGACACCCAGGTGGCCATGCGCGAGGCGCTGGGCTCGGTCGCCGCCAAGCCGGGCACGTCGACGCACGGCACCGGCCTCGCCCTCGATGTTCCCGAGCTGCCCTGCGAGTACGGCTGGGACACCCCGCAGCGGAACTGGCTGGTCAGCAACGGACCCTCGTACGGGTGGGTCTCGCCGTCGTGGGCGGGCCGCAACGGCTCCAACCCGGAGTACTGGCACTTCGAGTTCCGCGGCTGA
- a CDS encoding DHA2 family efflux MFS transporter permease subunit has translation MTAPADPADGIVYASARGRWVLFATVLGSAIAFIDATVVTIALPTIADDLGATTADLQWTVNAYALTLAAFLLLGGSLGDRFGRRRVFLVGVVWFAVASVLCAVAPTIGVLNAARAFQGVGGALLTPGSLAILQSTFSGPDRGRAIGAWSGLGGIAGAVAPFLGGWIVEVTTWRWIFGINLPLAVVVVAVTVRHVPESADADAATTLDVAGTVLGALGLAGLTYGFTAWTERGTADALVVGALASGVLAMAAFLVAESRATAPLLPPGLFRWRPFAGTNAATLLIYAALSGLFFFLVVTLQVVAGYSPLAAGLAPLPVTVLMLLLSPRAGALGMTMGPKIPMTVGPLVCAVGAVLLAGIGPDSPYLSHVLPGILVFGLGLSATVAPLTTTALAAAPDHLAGVASGVNNAVARVAGLLAIAVLPLVAGVGATLTDPSTLEPAHRTAMLVCAGLLAGGGVISLLTVPSRTDAVRPVDVT, from the coding sequence GTGACCGCCCCCGCTGACCCTGCGGACGGCATCGTCTACGCCTCCGCGCGCGGGCGCTGGGTCCTGTTCGCCACCGTGCTCGGCTCCGCGATCGCGTTCATCGACGCGACGGTCGTGACGATCGCGCTCCCCACGATCGCCGACGACCTGGGCGCCACCACGGCAGACCTGCAGTGGACCGTCAACGCCTACGCGCTGACGCTCGCCGCGTTCCTGCTGCTGGGCGGCTCGCTCGGGGACCGGTTCGGCCGCAGGCGGGTCTTCCTGGTGGGCGTCGTGTGGTTCGCGGTCGCGTCCGTGCTGTGCGCCGTGGCACCGACGATCGGGGTGCTCAACGCGGCGCGCGCGTTCCAGGGGGTCGGCGGCGCGCTGCTCACGCCGGGCTCCCTGGCCATCCTCCAGTCGACGTTCAGCGGCCCCGACCGCGGCCGCGCGATCGGTGCGTGGTCGGGCCTCGGCGGCATCGCGGGCGCGGTGGCACCGTTCCTCGGTGGCTGGATCGTCGAGGTCACCACGTGGCGGTGGATCTTCGGCATCAACCTGCCGCTCGCGGTCGTGGTGGTCGCGGTGACCGTGCGACACGTGCCGGAGAGCGCCGACGCCGACGCGGCCACCACGCTCGACGTGGCCGGCACGGTGCTCGGCGCGCTCGGGCTCGCGGGGCTGACCTACGGGTTCACCGCGTGGACGGAGAGGGGGACGGCCGACGCGCTGGTCGTCGGCGCCCTGGCGTCCGGTGTCCTCGCGATGGCCGCGTTCCTCGTCGCCGAGTCCCGGGCCACCGCTCCCCTGCTGCCTCCCGGCCTGTTCCGGTGGCGCCCGTTCGCGGGCACCAACGCCGCCACGCTGCTGATCTACGCCGCGCTGTCGGGGCTGTTCTTCTTCCTCGTCGTGACCCTCCAGGTGGTGGCCGGCTACTCACCGCTGGCCGCCGGCCTGGCGCCCCTGCCGGTGACCGTGCTGATGCTGCTGCTGTCTCCGCGGGCCGGCGCCCTGGGCATGACCATGGGGCCGAAGATCCCGATGACCGTGGGGCCGCTGGTGTGCGCGGTCGGCGCGGTGCTGCTCGCGGGCATCGGACCGGACTCGCCCTACCTGAGCCACGTGCTCCCGGGCATCCTCGTGTTCGGGCTCGGCCTGTCCGCGACGGTCGCCCCCCTCACCACGACCGCGCTGGCCGCTGCGCCGGACCACCTCGCGGGCGTCGCCAGCGGGGTCAACAACGCCGTCGCGCGCGTGGCGGGCCTCCTGGCCATCGCGGTGCTGCCGCTGGTCGCCGGGGTGGGCGCGACGCTGACGGACCCGAGCACGCTCGAGCCGGCCCACCGCACGGCAATGCTCGTCTGCGCGGGCCTGCTGGCGGGCGGCGGGGTGATCTCGCTGCTGACGGTGCCGTCCCGCACCGACGCCGTGCGGCCGGTCGACGTGACGTGA
- a CDS encoding DNA polymerase domain-containing protein: MSPTKTPAVELDVRGRTVRVSSPDKIYFPERGLTKLDVVEYFVSVGDGILGALLDRPTTLERWPKGVFEGAKLATRMDSTGDAFYQKRVPQGAPEYVRTARIAFPSGRTADEVAPSELAVVAWAANLGTLTFHPWPVLGDDVDAPDQLRIDLDPQPGTDFDDAARVAPRVRELLAEHGLEGTPKTSGGRGIHVFVPIEPRWSFVDARRATIAFGRELERRMPQEVTMKWWKEERGRKIFIDYNQMARDRTIASAYSIRTNPRATVSAPLRWDEVADVHPNDFDVTTMPERFAQVGDLFAALVGHAAPRGSIESLLELAERQEREDGEGDLPYPPEYPKMPGEPKRVQPSKDRDRPR; this comes from the coding sequence ATGTCTCCGACGAAGACGCCTGCGGTGGAGCTCGACGTGCGCGGCCGGACGGTCCGTGTCAGCAGCCCGGACAAGATCTACTTCCCCGAGCGCGGCCTGACCAAGCTCGACGTCGTCGAGTACTTCGTCTCCGTCGGCGACGGCATCCTCGGAGCGCTGCTGGACCGGCCGACCACGCTGGAGCGGTGGCCCAAGGGCGTGTTCGAGGGCGCCAAGCTGGCCACCCGGATGGACTCCACGGGCGACGCGTTCTACCAGAAGCGCGTCCCGCAGGGCGCACCGGAGTACGTCCGGACCGCGCGGATCGCGTTCCCCAGCGGTCGCACGGCGGACGAGGTGGCGCCGAGCGAGCTCGCCGTCGTGGCGTGGGCCGCCAACCTGGGCACGCTCACGTTCCACCCGTGGCCCGTGCTGGGCGACGACGTGGACGCCCCCGACCAGCTGCGCATCGACCTGGACCCCCAGCCGGGCACCGACTTCGACGACGCCGCCCGCGTCGCGCCCCGCGTGCGTGAGCTGCTGGCCGAGCACGGGCTCGAAGGGACCCCCAAGACGTCCGGTGGGCGCGGGATCCACGTGTTCGTGCCGATCGAGCCCCGCTGGTCGTTCGTCGACGCCCGCCGCGCCACGATCGCGTTCGGTCGCGAGCTCGAACGGCGGATGCCGCAGGAGGTCACGATGAAGTGGTGGAAGGAGGAGCGCGGCCGCAAGATCTTCATCGACTACAACCAGATGGCCCGGGACCGCACGATCGCCTCGGCGTACTCGATCCGCACCAACCCCCGCGCCACCGTCTCCGCACCGCTGCGCTGGGACGAGGTCGCGGACGTGCACCCGAACGACTTCGACGTGACGACGATGCCCGAAAGGTTCGCGCAGGTGGGCGACCTGTTCGCCGCGCTCGTGGGGCACGCGGCCCCGCGCGGGTCCATCGAGTCGCTGCTGGAGCTGGCCGAGCGCCAGGAGCGCGAGGACGGCGAGGGCGACCTGCCCTACCCGCCCGAGTACCCGAAGATGCCCGGCGAGCCCAAGCGCGTGCAGCCGAGCAAGGACCGTGACCGCCCCCGCTGA
- a CDS encoding helix-turn-helix transcriptional regulator: MARGSMSTPFVARAAQVDQLTLALQRAGVNEPTAVLIGADAGVGKSRLLRHVAEQAEAAGARVVLSHCVDLGEIGLPYLPFAEALSQLQALDPVAVDAVVANRPALARLLPGPAGQGGAPDDHSNRLQLFEGLVEVLGAVGRPGHPLLLILEDLHWADASSRDVLRFLVSRLRDQHLLVVASYRTDDLHRRHPWRPVATELGRHARVERLDLSPFTDDEVREFTTALHGSPLPESTLRRVIDRSEGNAYFAEELLEAGTGADELPWSLADILRARLEVLDPTVQRLARIASAAGRRVSEPLLRAAVAADGDPQLAAPGGVDAALREAVAHHVLVGEAGLIAFRHALLAEAVYTDLLPGEQAALHRAYLRVLRDDPGLGPSSQLASHALQAPDLPTALQASLEAADQAREVLAPAEELRHLEVVLRLWAAVPEVAGSLGSDHVDVLVAAAAAASRAGQVDRAVQLARAAVEETASDVPRQAQLRTVLARYLLGVEDVHDALEQSSRALADLPDSPTPARAWALATYARSALNADLDDEAEASATLAVELARSAGAADAESDALTTLAVLVVDDEERAAGLLTTALSRAREARDYATELRTMYNLASNRYYAGDLTAARQVTADGVERARSLGMTWSVYGVELRMFTQLIGYVSGDLTPAAIGGVPEELADTLIAMNLYAAAARGDDDVVERGNALEPSWSRDGLIALVAGGCTIDAHTWRGELDEAITLALRLLEHLWRAWSDYFLGGIWLVALAMSALADAAAQERLLGRDVSERLALGERLLERARTTAERGRPRGGRLGPEGRAWLARAHAEHSRLTGVNDVALWRATVAEFDYGYRYEIARSRFRLAEALLEAGDREAARDEARLALGDADAMGAVPLATAVRGLARRGRLDLPGVRVGGVDVLTPREAEVLALVAQGLSNRQIGEKLFISGKTVSVHISNLLAKLGVSGRAEAVSVAHQRGLLGAG; the protein is encoded by the coding sequence ATGGCACGCGGCTCGATGAGCACACCGTTCGTCGCCCGCGCGGCGCAGGTCGACCAGCTCACGCTGGCGCTGCAGCGCGCGGGCGTCAACGAGCCCACGGCGGTCCTGATCGGCGCCGATGCGGGCGTCGGCAAGTCCCGGCTGCTCCGGCACGTGGCCGAGCAGGCGGAGGCCGCGGGCGCCCGAGTCGTGCTGTCCCACTGCGTCGACCTGGGAGAGATCGGCCTCCCGTACCTGCCCTTCGCGGAGGCGCTCTCGCAGCTGCAGGCGCTCGACCCCGTCGCGGTCGACGCGGTCGTGGCCAACCGCCCGGCGCTCGCCCGCCTGCTGCCCGGCCCGGCGGGGCAGGGCGGCGCTCCCGACGACCACTCCAACCGGCTCCAGCTGTTCGAGGGCCTGGTGGAGGTGCTGGGCGCAGTCGGCCGCCCCGGGCACCCCCTCCTGCTGATCCTGGAGGACCTGCACTGGGCCGACGCGTCGAGCCGGGACGTGCTGCGCTTCCTCGTCTCGCGGCTGCGCGACCAGCACCTGCTCGTCGTGGCCAGCTACCGCACGGACGACCTGCACCGGCGCCACCCGTGGCGGCCCGTCGCCACGGAGCTCGGCCGGCACGCCCGCGTCGAGCGTCTGGACCTGTCGCCGTTCACGGATGACGAGGTCCGCGAGTTCACCACAGCCCTGCACGGTTCCCCGCTGCCCGAGTCCACGCTGCGCCGGGTCATCGACCGGTCCGAGGGCAACGCGTACTTCGCCGAGGAGCTGCTGGAGGCCGGCACCGGGGCCGACGAGCTCCCGTGGTCGCTCGCCGACATCCTGCGCGCGCGCCTGGAGGTGCTCGACCCGACGGTCCAGCGCCTGGCCCGCATCGCGTCGGCGGCGGGGCGGCGGGTGTCCGAGCCGCTCCTGCGTGCGGCCGTCGCCGCGGACGGGGATCCTCAGCTCGCCGCCCCCGGCGGGGTCGACGCGGCGCTACGGGAGGCGGTCGCGCACCACGTGCTGGTCGGCGAGGCCGGCCTGATCGCGTTCCGGCACGCCCTGCTGGCCGAGGCGGTGTACACCGACCTGCTCCCCGGCGAGCAGGCGGCGCTGCACCGGGCCTACCTGCGGGTCCTGCGGGACGACCCGGGCCTGGGCCCCTCGTCGCAGCTGGCGTCGCACGCCCTGCAGGCACCGGACCTGCCGACCGCGCTGCAGGCGTCCCTGGAGGCGGCCGACCAGGCGCGCGAGGTGCTCGCGCCGGCGGAGGAGCTGCGCCATCTCGAGGTGGTGCTGCGGCTCTGGGCGGCGGTGCCGGAGGTCGCCGGGTCCCTGGGCAGCGACCACGTCGACGTCCTCGTGGCCGCCGCCGCGGCCGCGAGCCGCGCGGGGCAGGTGGACCGGGCGGTGCAGCTGGCGCGTGCCGCGGTCGAGGAGACGGCGTCCGACGTCCCCCGTCAGGCCCAGCTGCGCACCGTCCTCGCGCGGTACCTGCTGGGGGTCGAGGACGTGCACGACGCGCTCGAGCAGTCGTCGCGGGCGCTCGCGGACCTGCCGGACAGCCCCACGCCCGCGCGCGCCTGGGCGCTGGCCACGTACGCGCGCAGCGCCCTGAACGCCGACCTCGACGACGAGGCGGAGGCCAGCGCGACCCTCGCCGTCGAGCTGGCACGGTCGGCGGGGGCGGCCGATGCCGAGTCGGACGCGCTGACCACCCTGGCGGTGCTGGTGGTCGACGACGAGGAACGGGCGGCCGGGCTGCTGACCACCGCGCTGAGCCGCGCCCGGGAAGCCCGCGACTACGCCACCGAGCTGCGCACCATGTACAACCTGGCGAGCAACCGGTACTACGCGGGCGACCTGACGGCGGCCCGCCAGGTGACCGCCGACGGCGTCGAGCGTGCCCGGTCCCTGGGCATGACGTGGAGCGTCTACGGCGTCGAGCTGCGCATGTTCACGCAGCTCATCGGGTACGTCTCCGGCGACCTGACCCCCGCCGCCATCGGCGGGGTGCCCGAGGAGCTGGCGGACACGCTGATCGCGATGAACCTGTACGCGGCCGCGGCCCGCGGGGACGACGACGTGGTGGAGCGCGGGAACGCGCTGGAGCCCAGCTGGTCCCGCGACGGGCTGATCGCCCTGGTGGCCGGCGGCTGCACCATCGACGCGCACACCTGGCGCGGGGAGCTCGACGAGGCGATCACGCTCGCGCTCCGGCTCCTGGAGCACCTGTGGCGGGCGTGGTCGGACTACTTCCTCGGCGGCATCTGGCTGGTCGCGCTGGCCATGAGCGCGCTGGCGGACGCCGCCGCACAGGAACGGCTCCTGGGACGCGACGTCTCCGAGCGGCTGGCGCTGGGGGAACGCCTCCTGGAGCGCGCGCGGACGACCGCGGAGCGCGGCCGGCCGCGCGGTGGGCGGCTCGGCCCCGAGGGGCGGGCCTGGCTGGCGCGCGCGCACGCCGAGCACTCGCGGCTCACGGGCGTCAACGACGTCGCGCTGTGGCGGGCCACCGTCGCGGAGTTCGACTACGGGTACCGCTACGAGATCGCCCGCAGCCGGTTCCGCCTCGCCGAGGCGCTCCTGGAGGCGGGAGATCGCGAGGCGGCCCGCGACGAGGCCCGCCTCGCCCTGGGCGACGCCGACGCGATGGGTGCCGTGCCGCTGGCGACCGCCGTGCGAGGGCTCGCGCGCCGGGGCCGGCTGGACCTGCCGGGCGTCCGGGTGGGCGGGGTCGACGTGCTGACCCCCCGCGAGGCGGAGGTGCTCGCCCTCGTGGCGCAGGGGCTGTCCAACCGGCAGATCGGCGAGAAGCTCTTCATCTCCGGCAAGACGGTCTCCGTGCACATCTCCAACCTGCTGGCCAAGCTGGGCGTCTCGGGACGGGCCGAGGCCGTCTCGGTCGCGCACCAGCGAGGGCTGCTCGGTGCGGGCTGA
- a CDS encoding ATP-binding protein, protein MRRRDARAVDRELVVEAGRTAPRAARHWVMRTIAEAGIGGASNQVIELLTGELVSNAVVHGPEAAQIRIQLHIDGQDVRVGVRDTGGGTPTVGHPEPTAPSGRGLALVEALSSDWGTQLHDDGKTVWFEVRGDE, encoded by the coding sequence GTGCGTCGTCGCGACGCGCGCGCCGTCGACCGTGAGCTCGTCGTCGAGGCGGGCCGCACGGCCCCCCGGGCTGCCCGGCACTGGGTGATGCGGACCATCGCCGAGGCCGGGATCGGCGGAGCCTCCAACCAGGTGATCGAGCTCCTCACGGGCGAGCTGGTGTCCAACGCGGTCGTGCACGGGCCCGAGGCCGCACAGATCCGCATCCAGCTGCACATCGACGGGCAGGACGTGCGCGTCGGCGTGCGCGACACGGGTGGCGGCACCCCCACGGTCGGTCATCCCGAGCCGACCGCGCCGAGCGGACGTGGCCTCGCCCTGGTCGAGGCGCTGTCCTCCGACTGGGGCACCCAGCTCCACGACGACGGCAAGACGGTCTGGTTCGAGGTCCGCGGCGACGAGTGA